Proteins from a single region of Mucilaginibacter daejeonensis:
- a CDS encoding ATP-binding cassette domain-containing protein, whose protein sequence is MIRLRIQKELNMVNGKKLLTIDTHIAQGDFTALYGPSGAGKTTILRILAGLLKPDEGHIEVDGEVWLDTTKNISLPPQQRGIGFVFQDHALFPNMTVRQNLLYALPAGAPKSQADELLELTGLTALGAQMPQTLSGGQKQRVALARALVRRPKLLLLDEPFSSLDDAMSEALRIELKKIHQLYGITTLMVSHNMAEICQLAQHVISTDQGQVINTGTPAKVFGLQRAEGELMGQVIAVDAEKATVMIGNNVIDIPLPDPTIAVGDRVTLHTADLSFKKLL, encoded by the coding sequence ATGATCAGGCTACGCATCCAGAAGGAGCTGAACATGGTCAACGGGAAAAAGCTATTGACCATCGATACTCATATCGCTCAGGGGGACTTCACTGCCTTGTATGGTCCTTCAGGAGCGGGTAAGACCACCATCTTACGCATACTGGCCGGCCTATTAAAACCGGATGAAGGTCATATAGAGGTGGACGGTGAGGTATGGCTGGATACGACAAAAAACATCAGCTTACCGCCCCAACAACGCGGCATCGGGTTCGTTTTTCAGGACCATGCGCTGTTCCCTAACATGACGGTGCGTCAAAATCTGCTTTATGCCTTACCTGCTGGGGCACCGAAAAGCCAAGCCGATGAACTGCTCGAATTGACCGGACTGACAGCATTGGGCGCACAAATGCCTCAAACCCTCTCAGGCGGACAAAAGCAGCGCGTAGCACTGGCCCGTGCATTAGTGAGACGACCTAAGCTCCTGTTGCTTGATGAGCCCTTTTCATCCTTAGATGATGCCATGAGCGAGGCTCTAAGGATAGAACTGAAGAAGATCCATCAACTTTATGGCATTACCACTTTAATGGTGAGCCATAACATGGCCGAGATATGCCAGCTTGCGCAACACGTGATCAGTACCGATCAGGGGCAGGTCATCAACACTGGCACCCCTGCAAAGGTGTTCGGCTTGCAAAGGGCCGAAGGCGAATTGATGGGGCAGGTGATTGCGGTGGATGCTGAAAAGGCGACGGTCATGATCGGGAATAACGTGATCGATATACCCTTACCTGACCCAACGATCGCCGTGGGTGATCGCGTAACACTACATACCGCCGACCTTTCTTTCAAAAAGCTTTTGTAA
- a CDS encoding MoaD/ThiS family protein translates to MKILLFGITRDIIGQTQLTVPEGASLHTVKQLKDWLGQQYPAINTLSSLAVSVDSEYAADDDELTAGQEIALIPPVSGG, encoded by the coding sequence ATGAAGATCTTATTATTTGGCATCACGCGCGACATCATTGGGCAAACCCAACTGACCGTTCCCGAAGGAGCATCATTACATACCGTAAAGCAATTAAAGGACTGGCTGGGACAACAATATCCGGCTATCAATACGCTTAGTTCGCTGGCGGTGTCGGTAGATAGTGAGTACGCCGCCGATGATGATGAGCTGACCGCCGGACAAGAGATCGCTTTGATACCGCCTGTAAGCGGCGGTTAA
- a CDS encoding XdhC family protein, translated as MKELEDIIKAFDAAQQQGKLTALATVVRVEGSSYRRAGARMLVTEDGELTGAISGGCLEGDALRKARLVMAQQRPMLVTYDTTDDDDAKLGVGLGCNGIIHILIEPIDANSNDHVITFFKGFLAKRQNVVVVTLFSLADRRAAQPGSCMLLGADQYVARLLHPAMEPEVKADALDVWNSGRSVIKEYDQGLTAFIELLRPPMSLIIFGAGNDAIPLVQTAAVLGWHTTVVDGRANYAVPARFPLAKRILIARPEEALPQLDLDSRTAVVLMTHNYNYDLAMLRLLLPLQLTYVGSLGPKKKLQRMLDELQEEGIQPSPQQLQSIYGPTGLDIGAETSEEIALSIIAEIQAVIQGRNGQNLRLREGAIYDHSRILSIGQGHG; from the coding sequence ATGAAAGAACTGGAAGATATCATTAAAGCATTCGATGCTGCTCAGCAACAGGGCAAGCTCACCGCATTGGCTACCGTGGTGCGGGTGGAAGGCTCATCCTACCGCAGGGCAGGTGCCCGTATGCTGGTGACCGAGGACGGCGAACTGACCGGTGCCATCAGCGGCGGGTGCCTGGAAGGTGATGCCCTACGCAAGGCCCGCCTGGTAATGGCCCAGCAACGCCCAATGCTGGTCACCTATGATACCACCGACGATGATGATGCTAAACTGGGTGTAGGCTTGGGTTGCAACGGCATTATCCATATCCTGATCGAACCGATCGACGCCAATAGCAACGACCATGTGATCACCTTCTTTAAAGGTTTCCTGGCCAAAAGGCAAAATGTGGTGGTGGTGACGCTATTCTCACTGGCCGACCGCCGGGCCGCACAGCCCGGTAGCTGCATGCTTTTAGGGGCCGATCAGTACGTGGCCAGATTGCTTCACCCGGCTATGGAGCCCGAGGTAAAAGCTGATGCTCTGGATGTATGGAACAGTGGTCGCTCCGTGATCAAAGAATATGATCAGGGGCTCACGGCCTTTATCGAATTGCTGCGACCGCCCATGTCGCTCATCATATTTGGCGCGGGTAATGACGCCATACCGTTGGTACAAACGGCAGCGGTATTAGGGTGGCATACCACCGTGGTTGATGGCCGGGCCAACTATGCCGTGCCGGCACGTTTCCCGTTAGCCAAAAGGATATTGATCGCACGGCCCGAAGAAGCCCTGCCTCAGCTCGACCTGGATAGCCGCACCGCCGTGGTACTCATGACCCATAATTACAATTATGATCTGGCCATGCTGCGTCTACTCCTTCCGTTGCAACTGACCTATGTAGGCAGCTTAGGACCGAAAAAGAAACTGCAACGCATGTTGGACGAACTGCAGGAAGAAGGCATACAGCCTTCGCCCCAACAGTTGCAAAGCATTTATGGCCCTACCGGTCTCGACATCGGTGCGGAAACTTCTGAAGAGATAGCCCTATCCATCATTGCCGAGATACAGGCCGTGATACAAGGCCGTAACGGACAGAACTTGCGGTTGCGCGAAGGTGCCATTTATGACCATAGCCGCATCTTATCCATTGGTCAAGGTCATGGCTGA
- a CDS encoding molybdopterin molybdotransferase MoeA, with the protein MISVEQALQLVATEANVFTTEDVALLHSNGRIIAQDVVADRDMPPFDRATMDGIAIDSSVFQGNGQRFLIEDIQPAGHPQKQLQDPLNALEVMTGAMLPQGTDAVIRYEDIAISDDTATVHLEEVKPKQNVHLQGADEKAGEVLVCSGSRITPAIVATMASVGMASVEVYRLPRIAVCSTGDELVDVEQVPEAHQIRRSNSYMLLAALQQEGITANAYHLPDEPEAMTQQISAMLAYHEVLLFSGAVSKGKFDHLPGVLASRGMQTIFHNIAQKPGKPLLFGKMPQGTIVFGFPGNPVSTWVCYQLYFRHWLDRSQGLDTAKVQATLSRPLTFKPALTHHVLVKLNKEQGFLKAVPVSTSTSGDMVNLMQGEGLISLPANEEYFEAGRVFDVLTF; encoded by the coding sequence ATGATCAGTGTCGAACAAGCATTACAATTGGTAGCCACCGAAGCCAACGTTTTTACGACCGAGGATGTCGCGCTGCTCCATTCCAATGGACGCATAATTGCCCAGGATGTAGTGGCCGACCGGGATATGCCACCGTTCGACCGGGCCACCATGGATGGAATCGCGATCGACAGCAGTGTGTTCCAGGGCAATGGTCAGCGGTTCTTGATAGAAGATATACAGCCCGCCGGTCACCCGCAAAAGCAACTCCAGGACCCGCTCAACGCCTTAGAGGTGATGACCGGGGCAATGCTCCCCCAAGGCACCGATGCGGTGATCCGGTATGAGGATATAGCGATCAGTGATGATACAGCCACCGTACATCTGGAGGAGGTGAAGCCTAAACAGAACGTACATTTACAGGGAGCCGATGAAAAGGCAGGAGAGGTACTGGTCTGCAGCGGCAGCAGGATAACGCCGGCTATCGTAGCGACCATGGCTTCGGTGGGAATGGCCAGCGTAGAGGTGTATCGTTTGCCCCGGATAGCGGTATGCTCCACGGGCGACGAATTGGTGGATGTAGAGCAAGTGCCTGAAGCGCATCAGATCCGCCGCTCTAACAGTTACATGTTGCTGGCCGCCTTACAACAGGAAGGTATCACGGCTAACGCCTATCACCTGCCTGATGAGCCAGAGGCCATGACCCAACAGATCAGTGCCATGTTGGCCTATCACGAGGTGTTGCTGTTCTCCGGGGCGGTATCGAAGGGGAAGTTCGACCACTTACCTGGGGTACTGGCAAGCCGCGGAATGCAGACCATTTTTCATAATATCGCCCAAAAGCCGGGTAAACCTTTGCTGTTCGGTAAGATGCCGCAGGGAACTATCGTTTTCGGGTTTCCTGGTAACCCGGTGTCTACCTGGGTATGTTACCAGCTCTATTTCAGGCACTGGCTTGATCGTTCGCAAGGGTTAGATACCGCTAAAGTGCAAGCAACTTTGTCACGACCGCTTACCTTTAAACCGGCGCTTACCCATCATGTATTGGTAAAATTGAATAAAGAGCAAGGTTTCCTGAAAGCGGTGCCGGTCAGCACTTCCACCTCGGGCGATATGGTAAATCTCATGCAGGGCGAAGGGCTGATCAGCCTGCCAGCCAACGAAGAATATTTTGAAGCGGGCCGTGTTTTTGACGTGCTGACCTTTTGA
- the modB gene encoding molybdate ABC transporter permease subunit: MADLQPLWLTLKLASVTTVCLLLIGVPIAAALATTRYRIKPFVEAVVSLPLVLPPSVLGFYLLLAFSPAQGLGKFLSDHFNIHLLFSFPGLVVGSVIYSLPFMVHPIQSGLEALPSSLREASATLGKTNMQTLFHVLLPNVKPALLTGIVLTFAHTLGEFGLVLMIGGNLPSVTRVASIAIYNEVEALNFHNAHVYAAILLIVSFIILLTVYSLNKRTTKHLRSPL; encoded by the coding sequence ATGGCCGACCTTCAACCGCTTTGGCTTACCCTGAAACTGGCATCGGTCACTACCGTTTGCCTGTTGCTTATTGGAGTACCCATCGCGGCCGCCCTGGCTACAACGCGCTACCGCATCAAGCCGTTCGTGGAAGCGGTCGTGAGCTTACCCTTAGTACTGCCACCATCGGTGTTGGGTTTTTATCTGCTCCTGGCGTTTAGCCCTGCACAAGGGTTAGGAAAGTTCCTGAGTGATCACTTCAATATTCATCTGCTTTTTTCCTTCCCAGGGTTGGTGGTCGGGTCCGTCATCTACAGTTTGCCTTTTATGGTCCATCCCATTCAGTCGGGGTTAGAGGCTTTACCATCCAGTTTGCGCGAAGCTTCTGCCACTCTGGGGAAGACGAACATGCAAACCCTGTTCCATGTGCTGTTGCCTAATGTCAAACCGGCACTGCTCACAGGCATTGTACTCACCTTTGCTCACACATTGGGCGAGTTCGGTTTGGTGTTGATGATCGGTGGTAACCTGCCCAGTGTAACGCGTGTGGCCAGTATCGCTATCTATAACGAGGTAGAGGCGTTAAATTTCCATAACGCTCACGTTTATGCGGCTATTCTACTCATTGTGTCGTTCATTATCCTGCTCACGGTCTATAGCCTTAATAAGCGCACCACTAAACACCTCCGCTCGCCATTATGA
- a CDS encoding nucleotidyltransferase family protein, which yields MADYTTGIIILAAGSSSRLGQPKQLVKYQGKTLLTRATEAAKEVADGAVIVVTGAHEQLIKAEVAEIDVHIVHNPLWQQGMASSINAGISALPSGTQQAIIMLCDQPFADAALLKEMIDQQRLHDSKLVACTYGGSTGVPALFDQTLFAELLELKGQEGAKKIIQKYREQATIIPFEKGSIDIDTPPDLEHLR from the coding sequence ATGGCTGATTATACCACTGGCATTATTATATTGGCCGCAGGCAGCTCATCACGATTAGGGCAGCCTAAGCAATTGGTGAAATATCAGGGTAAGACCTTATTAACGCGAGCCACTGAGGCGGCAAAGGAAGTTGCTGACGGTGCAGTGATAGTTGTGACAGGCGCTCATGAGCAATTGATCAAGGCAGAGGTAGCAGAAATAGACGTGCACATTGTACATAACCCTCTTTGGCAGCAGGGCATGGCTTCTTCCATCAATGCAGGCATCAGTGCGCTACCATCAGGCACGCAGCAGGCGATCATCATGTTATGTGATCAACCCTTTGCCGATGCCGCTCTTCTAAAAGAAATGATTGATCAGCAACGGCTTCACGATAGCAAATTGGTGGCTTGTACCTATGGCGGTTCAACAGGCGTACCGGCTTTGTTCGATCAAACCCTCTTTGCCGAACTGCTCGAACTCAAAGGACAAGAGGGCGCCAAAAAGATCATTCAAAAATATCGGGAGCAGGCCACTATCATACCATTCGAGAAGGGAAGCATTGATATCGACACGCCCCCCGATCTTGAACACCTCCGATAG
- a CDS encoding molybdopterin-dependent oxidoreductase yields MNKFLLAFALLTCIGMQLQAQTITISGDGIAVPVLITKSMLAEPRQAVVMAKAHDEKVHRYSGVPVANLLAKAGLLLGDTAKRATIKTYVVITAADNYKVIFALPEIDPLFANRTIILADRADKKALPAEDGPFQIIVPGEKKHARWIRQVTSIQVVKLNI; encoded by the coding sequence ATGAACAAATTTCTTCTCGCGTTCGCCCTGCTGACCTGTATCGGCATGCAGCTGCAAGCGCAAACTATCACCATTAGTGGCGATGGGATAGCGGTACCCGTACTGATCACAAAAAGCATGCTGGCCGAACCAAGGCAAGCTGTAGTGATGGCCAAGGCGCACGACGAAAAGGTGCACCGTTACAGCGGGGTCCCCGTCGCTAACTTGCTAGCCAAGGCCGGGTTGCTTTTAGGCGATACCGCTAAGCGGGCTACGATCAAAACATACGTGGTCATTACTGCTGCCGATAATTACAAAGTAATATTCGCCTTGCCCGAGATCGACCCGCTTTTTGCCAACCGTACCATCATACTGGCCGATCGCGCCGATAAGAAAGCACTTCCAGCCGAAGACGGACCTTTCCAGATCATTGTTCCGGGCGAGAAAAAACATGCGCGTTGGATACGCCAGGTGACCAGTATACAAGTAGTAAAACTGAATATATGA
- a CDS encoding molybdenum cofactor biosynthesis protein MoaE produces the protein MLIKLVEHIDLNEVYAHLHDTGAGAVNLFVGTVRDHSKGKKVIRLDFEAYDAMALKQMHHLADQAMQQWPLVKLAIVHAVGAKDPGVPVVVIGVSSAHREASFEACRFLIDELKKTVPIWKKEFYEDNSVWVNAHP, from the coding sequence ATGCTGATCAAATTAGTTGAACATATCGACCTAAACGAGGTATATGCCCATTTGCATGATACGGGTGCAGGTGCCGTTAACCTTTTTGTAGGTACGGTCCGTGATCACTCCAAAGGCAAAAAAGTGATCAGGCTAGATTTTGAGGCGTATGATGCCATGGCGCTGAAGCAAATGCATCACCTGGCCGATCAGGCCATGCAGCAATGGCCGTTGGTCAAGCTGGCTATCGTACATGCCGTTGGAGCTAAGGATCCCGGCGTACCCGTGGTAGTGATCGGCGTGTCATCGGCACACCGGGAGGCGTCTTTTGAGGCCTGCCGTTTCCTGATCGATGAATTAAAAAAGACGGTGCCGATCTGGAAGAAGGAATTTTACGAGGATAACAGCGTTTGGGTAAATGCCCATCCGTAA
- a CDS encoding 2-hydroxyacid dehydrogenase: protein MRIAVFSTYQYDRDFLTRHNTGHELEFFVLPLNEQTAQLTAGFDAVCIFVNDQVNAIVLNTLQQNGVRLIVLRCAGFNNVDLEAAKKLDIPVLRVPAYSPEAVAEHAMALILTLNRKTHKAYNRIREGNFSLERLMGFNLHGRKVAVIGTGNIGKALCHILKGFGCRIHAYDIYPDVELQANGVTYGSLEETLADADVVSLHCPLMESTKHLINKHTLELFKPGAMLINTSRGGLIDTIAVIDALKHGRLGYLGLDVYEQEGKLFFHDLSEDIIQDDLIMRLISFPNVLITSHQGFFTKEAMEQIATTTFNNIDAYAGQRELVNRV from the coding sequence ATGAGGATCGCTGTATTTAGTACCTATCAATACGACCGTGACTTTCTGACCCGCCATAATACCGGCCATGAGCTGGAATTTTTCGTGCTGCCCCTGAACGAGCAGACCGCTCAGCTTACCGCGGGTTTTGATGCCGTATGCATCTTTGTGAATGACCAGGTGAACGCAATCGTGTTGAATACCTTGCAGCAAAATGGGGTGAGGCTCATCGTGCTTCGTTGTGCGGGCTTCAACAACGTTGACCTTGAGGCGGCCAAAAAACTGGATATCCCTGTGCTGAGGGTTCCGGCTTACTCGCCCGAGGCGGTGGCCGAGCATGCTATGGCCCTGATCCTTACCCTCAACCGCAAAACGCACAAAGCTTACAACCGCATCCGCGAGGGTAATTTTTCGTTGGAACGACTGATGGGCTTTAACCTGCATGGCCGTAAGGTCGCCGTGATCGGTACAGGCAATATCGGTAAGGCGCTTTGCCACATCCTAAAGGGCTTTGGCTGTCGTATCCATGCTTACGACATCTATCCAGACGTTGAGCTACAGGCTAATGGTGTTACTTATGGGTCACTGGAAGAGACACTGGCCGATGCGGATGTGGTATCGTTACACTGCCCGCTTATGGAGAGCACCAAACACCTGATCAATAAGCATACGCTTGAATTGTTCAAGCCCGGAGCGATGCTGATCAACACCAGCCGCGGCGGATTGATCGATACTATAGCGGTGATCGATGCCCTTAAGCATGGTAGACTGGGTTACTTAGGGTTGGATGTTTATGAGCAGGAAGGGAAATTGTTCTTTCATGACCTGTCGGAAGATATCATTCAGGACGACCTCATTATGCGGCTCATCTCGTTCCCTAACGTACTGATCACCTCTCATCAGGGCTTTTTCACGAAAGAAGCCATGGAGCAGATCGCCACCACGACGTTCAATAACATTGATGCCTACGCAGGCCAGCGTGAGCTGGTGAACCGCGTTTAG
- the modA gene encoding molybdate ABC transporter substrate-binding protein, giving the protein MKKIYYRLLIAVLIMPLCATAQKVRVAVAANAQFVSEALATEFKRTTGITAEMIVGSSGKLTAQIEQGAPFDVFLSADTKYPQALYDKGLTTQKPKTYALGVLVLWTIKDIRPSLPILARSQVKKIAIANPELAPYGQAAMECLKVNRISGLLKDKLVIGESIAQVNQYLLTGAVEAAFTARSVVMDPELKDKGNWTVIDPRTYHPMRQGVVILKTAANAESAQKFYDFLFSDAAKKIFEQYGYR; this is encoded by the coding sequence ATGAAAAAGATATACTACCGGCTCCTGATAGCTGTACTGATCATGCCACTTTGTGCCACAGCGCAAAAAGTAAGGGTAGCAGTAGCAGCCAATGCCCAATTCGTGAGTGAGGCGCTAGCCACCGAGTTCAAGAGAACGACCGGGATCACTGCCGAGATGATCGTGGGTTCCTCAGGCAAATTGACGGCACAGATCGAGCAAGGGGCACCTTTTGATGTGTTCCTGTCTGCCGATACAAAATATCCGCAGGCCTTATATGATAAGGGTCTGACCACACAAAAACCCAAGACTTATGCCTTGGGCGTGCTGGTGCTTTGGACGATCAAGGATATCCGTCCATCGCTGCCTATCCTGGCGCGGTCGCAGGTAAAAAAGATCGCGATCGCCAACCCCGAACTGGCTCCTTACGGCCAGGCGGCTATGGAATGCTTGAAGGTGAACCGGATCAGCGGACTATTAAAGGATAAGCTGGTGATCGGGGAAAGCATAGCCCAAGTGAACCAATATTTGCTGACCGGCGCTGTAGAGGCAGCTTTTACCGCACGTTCGGTAGTGATGGATCCCGAGCTAAAAGATAAAGGTAACTGGACCGTTATCGACCCTCGTACCTACCATCCGATGAGGCAGGGCGTGGTCATACTGAAGACAGCTGCTAATGCTGAATCAGCTCAAAAATTCTACGACTTCCTGTTCAGCGATGCCGCCAAAAAGATATTCGAACAATACGGCTACAGATAA
- a CDS encoding HesA/MoeB/ThiF family protein, with product MNDPMITDDTLYNTNSPTKRGGERYSRQTALNNLGEAGQQKLRNAKVLVVGAGGLGVPVLQYLAGMGIGTIGIVDADTVSLSNLHRQILYSEQDINKKKVAASAERLRALNSEIKIDTHDTFLDAGNAMTLLSGYDVVVDATDNFSARYLLNDACVMLNKPCVYGAVQQYEGHVSVFNFNNGPTYRDLYPEPPQANEIPDCNTAGVLGVAPGIIGCQQALQVVKIITGIGTTLSGYLQIFDLLTDEQYKIKLKVRPDNKMIDRLQQSYETPVCNSVQQLTVEELYDRYEKQEHFDLIDVREIHEFEEEHLLHARCMPALQFDPKSITVDAGVPVILFCQKGARSNKAAQTLQRRYPSAQIFSVLGGMEYWQDEFDDAYLVKGPTI from the coding sequence ATGAACGACCCTATGATCACCGACGATACTCTCTATAATACCAACTCCCCCACCAAAAGAGGTGGGGAGAGATATTCCCGTCAAACCGCTTTAAACAACTTAGGCGAAGCTGGTCAGCAAAAGCTCAGGAACGCTAAAGTGCTGGTGGTGGGTGCCGGAGGTTTGGGCGTGCCGGTATTACAATACCTGGCGGGTATGGGTATAGGCACTATCGGTATCGTTGATGCTGATACCGTTTCGTTAAGTAACCTGCACCGCCAAATATTATATAGCGAGCAAGACATCAACAAAAAGAAAGTGGCCGCTTCGGCTGAAAGATTAAGGGCGCTCAACAGTGAGATAAAGATCGATACTCACGATACATTCCTGGATGCTGGTAACGCCATGACCTTGCTGAGTGGATATGATGTGGTCGTTGATGCCACCGATAATTTTAGCGCCCGCTATTTGCTGAATGATGCCTGTGTCATGCTGAATAAGCCCTGCGTATATGGTGCCGTGCAGCAATATGAGGGGCATGTGAGCGTATTCAACTTCAATAACGGGCCCACTTACCGCGATCTTTATCCTGAACCACCCCAAGCCAATGAGATACCCGACTGCAACACAGCAGGCGTATTAGGCGTGGCACCAGGTATAATCGGTTGTCAGCAAGCTTTGCAGGTGGTCAAGATCATTACCGGTATCGGCACTACCTTGTCGGGCTACTTGCAGATCTTTGACCTGCTGACCGACGAACAATATAAGATCAAATTAAAGGTAAGACCCGATAACAAGATGATCGATCGCTTACAGCAGAGTTATGAAACACCTGTTTGCAATTCGGTGCAGCAATTGACCGTAGAAGAACTATACGACCGCTACGAGAAGCAGGAACACTTCGACCTGATCGATGTGCGGGAGATACATGAATTTGAGGAAGAACACCTGCTCCATGCACGTTGCATGCCAGCTTTACAATTTGACCCAAAGTCGATCACTGTTGATGCCGGCGTGCCGGTGATCCTATTTTGCCAGAAAGGAGCACGAAGCAACAAAGCGGCACAGACCCTTCAAAGGCGATATCCTTCGGCGCAGATCTTCAGTGTGCTGGGCGGTATGGAATACTGGCAGGATGAATTTGACGACGCATACTTAGTGAAAGGCCCAACGATATGA
- the moaA gene encoding GTP 3',8-cyclase MoaA produces MNDNKLVDRYGRQLNYLRLSVTDRCNFRCYYCMPEEGIDFASRKELMSFDEMLRLSSVFCQLGISKIRITGGEPFVRNGIMPFLDELRQLDGLNEITVTSNGTLSSRYRKQLLGMGIKKINISLDSLDRERFHRITRRDSFEEVYQSIFDLLNDGFEVKLNCVVASNKNIQDIIPFIELTRDQALSVRFLEEMPFNGTDGKQPLFEWDHKRIADHIHQYYPDTVRLISEANSTSVNYQVPGHRGSFGIIPSFSRTFCGTCNRVRLSATGELRTCLYGPPVANLRDLLRSGASSANVANEILVAVANRERDGHAAELASQGNIHTSMSVLGG; encoded by the coding sequence ATGAACGACAACAAACTGGTAGACAGATACGGCAGGCAGCTTAATTACCTGCGGCTTTCGGTGACCGATCGCTGCAACTTCAGGTGTTACTACTGCATGCCCGAAGAAGGGATCGACTTTGCATCGCGTAAAGAGCTAATGAGCTTTGACGAGATGCTGCGCCTGTCGTCCGTGTTTTGCCAGTTGGGGATATCCAAGATCCGCATCACTGGCGGAGAGCCCTTTGTGCGTAACGGCATTATGCCTTTTTTGGATGAATTGCGCCAGTTGGATGGACTGAACGAGATCACGGTGACCAGTAACGGTACGCTCTCGAGTCGCTACCGCAAGCAGTTGCTGGGTATGGGCATCAAAAAGATCAACATCAGTCTTGATTCGTTAGACCGCGAGCGTTTTCACCGCATCACCCGTCGTGACAGTTTTGAGGAAGTTTATCAAAGCATCTTTGATCTGCTGAACGATGGTTTCGAGGTAAAGCTCAACTGCGTGGTTGCCAGCAACAAGAATATACAGGACATCATTCCGTTCATCGAGCTTACCCGTGATCAGGCATTATCGGTCCGTTTTTTGGAGGAGATGCCGTTTAACGGCACCGATGGTAAGCAGCCCCTGTTCGAGTGGGATCATAAGCGCATCGCTGATCACATCCATCAATATTACCCTGACACGGTACGCCTGATCAGCGAGGCCAACTCAACATCGGTCAATTACCAAGTGCCCGGCCACCGCGGTAGTTTCGGGATCATACCCTCGTTCAGTCGTACCTTTTGCGGAACTTGCAACAGGGTAAGGCTATCAGCCACCGGCGAGTTGCGTACCTGTTTGTATGGCCCTCCGGTAGCTAATCTGCGTGATCTGTTGCGCAGTGGTGCTTCATCTGCCAATGTAGCTAACGAAATACTGGTAGCCGTGGCCAACCGCGAACGCGACGGCCATGCGGCCGAGCTGGCCAGCCAAGGCAATATCCATACTTCCATGTCGGTGCTGGGTGGTTAA